The following coding sequences lie in one Calditerrivibrio sp. genomic window:
- a CDS encoding TAXI family TRAP transporter solute-binding subunit, with protein MKKFVVALLSMFVFLMNGVLFADDKNLIIATATPGGTYYPVGVAIGTLISIKLKASHGIQATAINSAGSGENISMMKKKEADLALLQSLFALEAYAGEGLYAGKPERDFRAITMLWQNVEHFPILKEYVTTGTIMDLRNLKGKPFSIGKRGSGTEGSGRTILKALGIDVDKEFKLEYLDYNQSIQAMMDKRVGAANIPAGVPAAAITQLYAQLGEKGAIVLDFTDDQLKKIRASYPIWTRYVIKAGTYPGQSKDIKTIGQPNILVARKDLSEETVYLVTKTIFENLQFLTNIHPATKELSLNEALDGLPVPLHPGAYKYYKEKGLTIPKELMPQ; from the coding sequence ATGAAAAAGTTTGTTGTTGCTTTACTGTCTATGTTTGTTTTTCTAATGAATGGGGTATTATTTGCTGATGACAAAAATCTTATAATTGCCACAGCTACCCCAGGTGGGACATATTATCCTGTAGGTGTTGCTATTGGTACGCTTATTAGTATTAAGCTAAAAGCATCTCACGGTATTCAGGCAACAGCAATAAACTCGGCAGGTTCTGGTGAAAATATTTCTATGATGAAAAAGAAAGAAGCAGATCTCGCACTTTTACAATCCCTTTTTGCGTTAGAGGCGTATGCGGGTGAAGGGTTATATGCCGGAAAACCTGAGAGGGATTTTAGGGCAATTACTATGCTCTGGCAGAATGTGGAGCATTTTCCAATCCTAAAAGAGTATGTTACCACTGGGACTATTATGGATCTCAGAAATTTAAAAGGTAAGCCTTTCTCAATAGGTAAAAGAGGAAGTGGTACTGAAGGATCTGGCAGAACAATCTTAAAAGCTTTGGGTATCGATGTGGACAAAGAGTTTAAGCTGGAATATTTAGACTACAATCAATCTATTCAAGCTATGATGGATAAAAGGGTAGGAGCTGCTAATATTCCAGCTGGTGTTCCTGCAGCTGCGATTACACAGCTATATGCTCAGTTGGGTGAAAAGGGTGCTATAGTTCTGGACTTTACTGATGATCAGCTAAAGAAGATAAGGGCAAGCTACCCAATCTGGACGAGGTATGTTATTAAAGCTGGTACATATCCAGGACAGTCAAAGGATATCAAAACGATAGGACAGCCAAATATCCTCGTTGCAAGAAAGGATTTGTCAGAGGAGACTGTTTATTTGGTAACAAAAACAATTTTTGAAAACCTTCAGTTCCTTACAAATATCCATCCAGCGACAAAAGAACTAAGTCTAAATGAGGCCTTAGACGGATTGCCTGTACCACTTCATCCCGGTGCATATAAATATTACAAGGAAAAAGGCCTTACTATACCAAAAGAGCTCATGCCTCAGTAA
- a CDS encoding AAA family ATPase — translation MDLITSIQFNLLSRPHRFGKSLLVSTLEQVFKGNKDLFKGLWIYESDYDWGFYPVLKIDFSQI, via the coding sequence ATGGATTTAATCACATCCATCCAGTTTAATTTACTTTCTCGCCCTCACCGGTTTGGAAAATCTTTGTTGGTATCCACGCTGGAGCAGGTCTTTAAAGGGAACAAAGATCTTTTTAAGGGGCTATGGATATATGAGTCAGATTATGATTGGGGATTTTATCCAGTTTTAAAAATAGACTTTAGTCAGATTTAA
- a CDS encoding LamB/YcsF family protein, protein MMPVDLNCDLGESFGAYKMGNDEEVIKYVDRVNVACGFHAGDPQVMDVTVALAKEYGVKVGAHPSYRDLVGFGRRFLDATPKEVEADILYQISALAGFCAKHGVKMDHVKPHGALYNHAAIDYGTALAIAKGVKSFDPSLKMVVLFNSEMVRACEDVGLGYLQEAFADRQYDINGRLVSRKVPNAVIEDVEVIKRRVEMMIKEHVVETIDHKIIQINPDTICVHGDNENAITITKELKILIKQICK, encoded by the coding sequence ATTATGCCAGTAGATCTTAATTGTGATTTAGGTGAAAGTTTTGGTGCCTATAAAATGGGCAATGATGAAGAAGTGATCAAGTATGTGGACAGGGTGAATGTTGCGTGTGGTTTTCATGCTGGTGATCCACAGGTTATGGATGTCACTGTAGCTTTGGCAAAAGAATACGGTGTGAAGGTCGGCGCCCATCCTTCGTATAGAGATCTTGTTGGTTTTGGTAGAAGGTTTTTAGACGCTACTCCGAAGGAGGTGGAAGCAGATATCCTATATCAAATATCAGCGTTGGCTGGTTTTTGTGCAAAACATGGAGTTAAGATGGATCACGTAAAACCCCATGGAGCTTTATATAACCATGCTGCTATAGATTATGGCACAGCTCTTGCAATTGCAAAAGGGGTAAAATCTTTTGATCCTTCTTTGAAGATGGTTGTTTTGTTTAATTCTGAGATGGTTAGAGCGTGTGAAGATGTGGGGCTTGGATATTTACAGGAAGCATTTGCTGATAGACAATATGACATTAACGGTAGACTTGTGAGTAGAAAAGTACCAAATGCTGTTATAGAAGATGTGGAGGTGATCAAGAGAAGGGTTGAGATGATGATTAAAGAGCATGTAGTTGAGACCATTGACCACAAAATAATTCAGATCAATCCAGATACTATATGTGTACATGGGGATAATGAGAATGCTATAACCATAACAAAGGAGTTGAAGATATTGATCAAACAAATATGTAAATAG
- a CDS encoding TRAP transporter permease: MSENKEGVIQDRSGESVTNKRELTGFTDKFVYWFAVATSVLHLWYNSFGILPELKLNAIHYGMMLFMGFLIFPLSSKKPKETFKIDLILAILSAMAALYLLIFEEALNLRNQEVNTYDLIAASIAIILLLEITRRTTGWTIPIISLLFIAYALFLGKYLGGLWNFPGVSLSRFLYRMYFAPDGIFGSVTTISSTFVFLFVLFSSFMVKSGAGDFILKLAISLFGHTTGGPAKMAIFASALMGTVSGSAVANAVGTGSITIPLMKSMGYKPKFAAGVETAASTGGQIMPPIMGAGAFIMAQWTQVPYTKIVMVSIIPAIMYFLSVGFFVHLEAKKYNLKKIPKEELPDFKEVFKEGWQFFIPLVVLITLLMMNFTPTFAASIGIISVVFSSWLNRKTAMKLKDILDALALGGKNMINTAIVLMCSGIIVGIVLLVGMGIKFSILIADWAGGSLFLAIIFVALVSLILGMGLPVTASYIVLAVLAAPLLESLMLKDYFINVLKMPAEVLKDPNVIAGLKAMVPPDMAVGALLSAHLLIFWYSQDANVTPPVALVAYAAAGIAGSKPFETAMESWKLAKGLYLIPLMFIYDPAILFFGPLDRTIENIITGTLGLLILAIFFEGYFMRFLNWAERIIYAIMGVLMIWPERISNYIGILGFVILTVIIYLSVKKEKRLIGA, from the coding sequence ATGAGTGAAAATAAAGAAGGTGTAATTCAGGATAGATCAGGTGAAAGTGTTACAAATAAAAGGGAACTTACAGGCTTTACAGATAAATTTGTGTACTGGTTTGCTGTGGCAACTTCTGTACTACATCTTTGGTATAATAGTTTTGGTATCCTTCCAGAATTAAAGCTTAATGCTATACACTATGGGATGATGCTTTTTATGGGTTTTCTTATCTTTCCATTGAGTAGTAAGAAGCCTAAAGAAACGTTCAAAATAGATCTCATCCTTGCTATCCTATCTGCCATGGCTGCTCTTTATTTGCTTATTTTTGAAGAAGCCCTGAACCTGAGAAATCAGGAAGTTAACACCTATGATCTTATAGCAGCATCAATAGCCATAATTTTACTTCTTGAAATAACAAGAAGGACCACAGGCTGGACGATACCTATCATCTCATTACTTTTTATTGCTTATGCACTTTTTCTTGGGAAGTATCTTGGAGGACTATGGAATTTTCCTGGTGTTAGTTTGTCGAGATTCCTCTATAGAATGTATTTTGCTCCTGATGGTATTTTTGGTTCTGTAACGACAATTTCATCAACATTTGTTTTCTTGTTTGTGCTTTTTAGTTCATTTATGGTTAAATCTGGTGCTGGTGACTTTATCTTAAAACTGGCAATTTCTTTGTTTGGGCATACGACTGGCGGACCTGCAAAGATGGCAATTTTTGCCAGTGCTCTCATGGGGACAGTGTCTGGTAGTGCTGTGGCAAATGCAGTTGGGACAGGTTCGATAACTATACCTTTGATGAAAAGTATGGGTTACAAACCCAAATTTGCTGCAGGTGTAGAAACCGCTGCAAGTACAGGGGGGCAGATAATGCCACCTATAATGGGTGCCGGCGCCTTTATAATGGCCCAATGGACACAGGTACCTTACACAAAGATCGTTATGGTCTCAATCATACCTGCGATAATGTATTTTTTGAGTGTAGGATTTTTTGTCCATCTGGAAGCCAAGAAATATAACCTAAAAAAGATTCCAAAGGAGGAGTTGCCTGATTTTAAAGAGGTTTTTAAAGAAGGATGGCAGTTTTTTATACCGTTGGTAGTTTTGATCACCTTATTGATGATGAATTTTACACCTACCTTTGCTGCATCTATAGGTATTATATCTGTGGTTTTTAGTAGCTGGTTAAACAGAAAAACTGCGATGAAACTAAAGGATATTTTAGATGCTCTGGCATTAGGTGGGAAAAATATGATTAATACAGCAATAGTACTAATGTGTTCTGGTATAATTGTGGGTATTGTATTACTAGTTGGTATGGGGATAAAGTTTTCCATTTTGATAGCTGATTGGGCTGGTGGTAGTCTATTTCTTGCAATCATTTTTGTGGCACTTGTGTCACTTATTCTTGGAATGGGCTTGCCTGTAACAGCTTCATATATAGTCTTGGCTGTTTTAGCTGCTCCTCTTTTAGAGTCCCTAATGCTGAAAGATTACTTTATAAATGTATTGAAAATGCCAGCAGAAGTTCTAAAGGATCCAAATGTCATCGCTGGGTTGAAGGCAATGGTTCCTCCAGACATGGCTGTAGGAGCACTTTTGTCAGCACATCTATTGATTTTTTGGTATTCTCAGGATGCAAATGTCACTCCACCTGTAGCTCTGGTGGCTTATGCTGCTGCAGGTATTGCTGGTAGTAAGCCATTTGAAACGGCTATGGAGTCTTGGAAATTAGCTAAGGGGCTTTATCTTATACCACTTATGTTTATCTACGATCCAGCAATACTGTTTTTTGGACCTTTGGACAGAACGATAGAAAATATTATTACAGGAACGCTGGGGTTACTAATCCTAGCAATATTCTTTGAAGGTTATTTTATGAGATTTTTAAACTGGGCTGAAAGGATTATTTATGCAATTATGGGTGTACTAATGATATGGCCAGAGAGGATTAGTAACTATATTGGTATCTTAGGTTTTGTAATATTGACGGTGATAATATATCTGTCAGTAAAAAAAGAGAAAAGGCTAATTGGTGCTTAG
- a CDS encoding response regulator → MSELKSFLKNLNLLIVDDDKVSALVIKRYLESIFNTVHIAENGKIGLLAFLQNKFDIIVADVYMPEMDGIEMIKQIRKVDLEVPIVVITSSDSINDMKELLNLGIGRFIQKPITKSMLISALLDASSRVLLKQRLIKEKEMEIELLRYREKYHTNQQNMAYKKELSLLLNDIEKKKIMIGDDYYLFNSFYRPMEILCGDAFTYRYLGDGIIFGVILDTMGKGLSASVTSVLSIAFLNHSVDKGLENNDFNFAKTLESFLDYVKKILLPEEMLSASFFLLDLNKGLCAYTHCGMPSMLIKDAGGKVTEIQSNNPPLTKYSQTMNISSLSLKDFDSMAICSDGLVESYVNGQGVYLNEVNNDFKASLFYNNFEQRFSEKILTFNDDVTIFYIKKSNFKKVWEIKTELNTCMDEINVFLKEMEEFLSSKKLKEEVLAKIRVSLYEFLMNAYEHGNLGIDVDQKHKLIKNNLLEKYCLEKEKMCCKKIFVKYGVYEHNNNYIFSSTITDEGDGFSLNMTNRALENPDFYCGRGIVLSNTFVDGLYYNLKGNEVTFLVKL, encoded by the coding sequence ATGAGCGAACTTAAAAGTTTTTTAAAAAATCTAAACCTTCTTATTGTTGACGATGATAAAGTCTCTGCTTTGGTTATAAAACGCTATTTAGAAAGTATCTTTAATACCGTTCACATTGCTGAAAATGGGAAGATAGGTCTGCTTGCGTTTTTACAAAATAAGTTTGATATTATTGTGGCCGATGTTTATATGCCGGAGATGGACGGTATTGAGATGATCAAACAGATCAGAAAAGTGGATTTAGAAGTACCTATTGTTGTTATAACATCCTCCGACAGTATAAACGATATGAAAGAGTTGTTAAACCTGGGGATTGGTAGGTTTATTCAAAAGCCGATCACTAAAAGTATGTTGATTTCGGCTCTTCTTGATGCCTCAAGTAGGGTACTTTTAAAACAAAGATTGATTAAAGAAAAGGAGATGGAAATTGAGCTACTGCGCTATAGGGAAAAGTATCACACTAATCAACAAAACATGGCTTATAAAAAGGAGCTGAGCTTACTTTTAAATGACATAGAAAAGAAAAAAATCATGATTGGTGATGATTACTATCTGTTTAACTCTTTTTATAGACCTATGGAGATTTTATGTGGGGATGCTTTTACTTATAGATATTTAGGGGATGGTATTATTTTTGGCGTCATTCTTGATACAATGGGAAAAGGGTTGTCTGCTTCTGTTACTTCTGTTTTATCGATAGCGTTTTTAAACCACTCGGTAGATAAAGGGCTTGAAAACAACGATTTTAATTTTGCAAAAACGTTGGAAAGCTTTTTGGACTACGTAAAAAAGATATTGTTGCCTGAAGAGATGCTTTCAGCTTCTTTTTTCTTACTTGATCTAAATAAAGGTTTGTGTGCCTATACCCACTGCGGGATGCCTTCTATGCTGATTAAGGATGCTGGTGGAAAAGTTACAGAGATTCAGAGTAATAATCCACCTTTGACTAAGTATTCACAAACAATGAATATCTCTTCACTTAGTCTTAAAGATTTTGATTCTATGGCTATATGTTCCGATGGTCTTGTGGAAAGCTATGTGAATGGTCAAGGTGTATATTTGAATGAAGTGAACAATGATTTTAAGGCAAGTCTCTTTTATAATAATTTTGAGCAGAGGTTTTCAGAGAAGATTTTGACATTTAATGATGATGTCACAATATTTTATATCAAAAAATCAAATTTCAAAAAAGTGTGGGAGATTAAGACAGAGCTAAATACATGCATGGATGAGATAAACGTATTTCTAAAAGAGATGGAGGAGTTTTTATCTTCAAAAAAATTAAAAGAAGAGGTTTTGGCGAAGATAAGAGTATCTTTATATGAGTTTCTGATGAATGCCTATGAACATGGAAATCTTGGCATTGATGTAGACCAGAAACATAAACTGATCAAAAATAACCTCTTAGAAAAGTATTGTTTGGAAAAAGAAAAGATGTGTTGCAAAAAAATATTTGTCAAATACGGTGTCTATGAGCATAACAATAACTATATCTTTTCTTCAACCATTACCGATGAAGGGGATGGTTTTTCACTGAATATGACTAACAGAGCATTAGAAAATCCTGATTTCTATTGTGGTAGGGGGATAGTATTGTCAAATACCTTTGTTGATGGTCTGTATTACAATCTAAAAGGGAACGAGGTTACCTTCTTAGTTAAGCTATAA
- a CDS encoding TRAP transporter substrate-binding protein, translating into MKRILVVTFLLLFGCFAFASEKWDMPTPYPVANFHTVNIQKFTEDVDKLTGGKIKITVHPNASLFKMTEIKRAVQTGQVQIGEVIFSSLENEDPIMGIDSIPFLATGYDKAEKLWQVSRPTIEKRFEAQGLKILFSVPWPPQGLYTKKDVNGVEDLKGLKLRSYNPTISRIAELVGAQPVTIQAAELAQALATGVVNAFISSSATGVDTKAWETMTHFYDIKAWLPKNVVFMNKKIFDALPKDQKDALLKAAADAEKRGWAMSQENYNTTKKTLSEKMKVLEPSAKLQADLAKIGKTLTDDWLKKAGKDGELLIQAFQK; encoded by the coding sequence ATGAAAAGAATTTTGGTTGTTACGTTTTTGCTTCTTTTTGGTTGTTTTGCTTTTGCTTCGGAGAAATGGGATATGCCCACACCATATCCTGTAGCTAACTTTCACACAGTAAATATTCAGAAGTTTACTGAGGATGTGGATAAGCTGACGGGTGGTAAAATCAAGATAACAGTACACCCCAATGCATCCTTATTTAAGATGACAGAGATCAAAAGAGCTGTGCAGACTGGTCAAGTTCAGATTGGAGAGGTTATCTTTTCTTCCCTTGAAAATGAAGACCCAATTATGGGTATCGACTCAATACCTTTTTTAGCTACAGGTTATGACAAAGCTGAGAAGTTATGGCAGGTTAGTCGTCCTACAATAGAGAAGAGGTTTGAAGCACAAGGTTTGAAGATACTTTTCTCGGTTCCATGGCCACCACAGGGGCTTTATACTAAAAAAGATGTAAACGGGGTTGAGGATCTCAAAGGTCTAAAACTTAGATCGTATAATCCCACAATCTCAAGGATAGCTGAACTGGTGGGTGCTCAGCCTGTGACAATTCAGGCAGCTGAGCTTGCACAGGCTCTTGCAACAGGAGTTGTAAATGCTTTTATATCCTCATCTGCCACAGGAGTGGATACCAAAGCTTGGGAGACCATGACCCATTTTTATGACATAAAGGCTTGGCTCCCTAAAAATGTAGTTTTTATGAACAAAAAGATATTTGATGCCCTTCCAAAGGATCAAAAAGATGCTCTTTTGAAGGCGGCTGCAGATGCTGAAAAAAGAGGTTGGGCTATGAGTCAGGAAAACTATAATACTACAAAGAAAACCCTCTCAGAAAAGATGAAGGTGTTGGAGCCTTCTGCAAAATTACAGGCTGATCTGGCTAAAATAGGTAAAACTCTCACTGATGACTGGCTTAAGAAAGCAGGAAAAGATGGGGAACTCCTGATACAGGCATTCCAAAAATGA
- a CDS encoding biotin-dependent carboxyltransferase family protein has product MIEVLDPGFFTTVQDRGRFGFGQYGVPQSGVMDDYSYELGNILVGNSAGEAALEFTQRCGAYRFGEDAIICLTGADCGFSINDTKIRTFKTYQVRKGDLLKGETAVSGFRSYLCIKGGIDVEPELSSRSTFTRGAIGGLGGRPLRKGDLLPVKPLLSNNKVGFSLSFELLPVFNAEMIRFVPSQRNKDIEKFCRVKYYISMESDRMGIRLKYCEPCDMGGTYDTITEPTVPGTIQITNSGEPIVLMKDCQTTGGYKVLGYVIENDLSRLAQMRPHHRFYLVPVSYEESLKHFYRRRKLYKKLSVIMEIYYASRS; this is encoded by the coding sequence ATGATAGAAGTACTTGATCCTGGGTTTTTCACCACTGTTCAGGATAGAGGTAGATTTGGTTTTGGTCAATATGGTGTTCCCCAATCTGGAGTTATGGATGACTATTCCTATGAGCTTGGGAACATACTTGTTGGGAATAGTGCTGGTGAGGCTGCGTTGGAGTTTACTCAAAGGTGTGGTGCCTACAGGTTTGGAGAGGATGCTATAATCTGTCTAACAGGTGCTGATTGTGGCTTTAGCATCAACGATACAAAAATTAGGACTTTTAAAACATATCAGGTTAGAAAAGGTGATCTCTTAAAGGGGGAAACTGCTGTTTCTGGTTTTAGGTCATATCTTTGTATAAAAGGTGGAATTGATGTTGAGCCAGAACTTTCCAGTAGATCAACTTTTACAAGAGGTGCCATCGGTGGGCTTGGTGGGAGACCCTTAAGAAAAGGTGATTTGCTACCGGTGAAGCCTCTGTTGAGTAATAACAAGGTAGGATTTTCACTTTCTTTTGAACTTTTACCAGTATTCAATGCCGAAATGATAAGATTTGTCCCTTCTCAAAGAAACAAAGATATTGAAAAATTTTGCAGAGTTAAATATTATATCTCTATGGAATCTGACAGAATGGGTATAAGGTTAAAATATTGTGAACCATGTGACATGGGAGGTACCTATGATACTATTACAGAACCCACTGTGCCCGGAACAATCCAGATTACCAATTCGGGTGAGCCTATTGTTTTGATGAAAGATTGTCAGACAACCGGCGGGTATAAAGTACTTGGTTATGTTATAGAAAACGACTTGAGTAGGTTAGCCCAGATGAGACCCCATCATAGATTTTATTTGGTGCCTGTTTCCTATGAAGAGTCGCTCAAACATTTTTATAGACGAAGGAAGCTGTATAAAAAGCTCAGTGTCATTATGGAGATATATTATGCCAGTAGATCTTAA
- a CDS encoding TRAP transporter large permease subunit, protein MNEVTVSVYLIIILLFWLASGLWIGLALALVGYLGMLLFTSRPIGDSMVMTIWGSMSSWTLTALPMFVWMGEILFRTKLSEDIFKGVSPWVERIPGKLLHVNILACTIFAAVSGSSAATTATIGKITIPELSKRKYPEEKIIGTLAGAGTLGFLIPPSIIMIVYGVAANVSIAKLFIAGVVPGLTLAAIFMIYIIVWSFFNKDKIPSEITGLSLLDKIKSSKNLILPVLLIIAVLGSIYSGIATATEASAVGVVGALIIAYFQGTLTFQTFKESLLSATRLYCMIALILAGSSFLSLSMGFIGLPRHMAEAISALNLPPYGLIIVLTIFYIILGMFIDGISMVVLTISVLLPAIEQSGIDLIWFGIFLVIVVEMAQITPPVGFNLFVIQGLTGKDMAYIAKQALPAFFMMCFLVLIIFIFPDIVLYLPKKM, encoded by the coding sequence ATGAATGAGGTAACGGTTTCGGTATATTTGATCATTATTTTGTTGTTCTGGCTTGCTTCAGGTCTTTGGATCGGGCTTGCTCTGGCATTAGTGGGTTATCTAGGGATGCTCCTTTTTACCAGCAGACCTATTGGTGATAGTATGGTGATGACTATTTGGGGATCCATGTCGAGTTGGACTTTGACTGCTTTACCGATGTTTGTATGGATGGGTGAAATTCTGTTTAGAACAAAGTTGAGTGAGGATATCTTTAAGGGTGTATCGCCATGGGTTGAAAGGATTCCTGGCAAACTTCTGCATGTCAATATCCTTGCATGTACTATCTTTGCCGCTGTTTCTGGCTCTTCTGCAGCCACTACAGCTACAATTGGTAAAATAACAATACCAGAGCTTTCAAAGCGTAAATACCCCGAAGAAAAGATTATAGGCACTTTAGCTGGAGCTGGCACATTGGGTTTTCTCATACCACCATCGATCATCATGATTGTGTATGGGGTAGCGGCAAATGTATCCATTGCTAAGCTCTTTATAGCTGGAGTAGTGCCAGGTCTTACCCTTGCCGCGATTTTCATGATTTATATAATCGTTTGGTCTTTTTTCAATAAGGATAAGATCCCTTCAGAAATAACGGGGCTAAGTTTATTAGATAAAATTAAATCCTCTAAAAATCTCATATTGCCGGTGTTACTCATCATAGCTGTATTGGGATCCATATACTCAGGTATAGCAACAGCTACTGAAGCCTCAGCAGTGGGTGTAGTAGGGGCGCTTATAATAGCATATTTTCAAGGAACACTGACGTTCCAGACGTTTAAAGAGAGTCTTTTATCAGCTACAAGGCTTTACTGTATGATTGCACTAATTCTTGCTGGTTCTTCATTTTTGAGTCTCTCCATGGGTTTTATTGGACTACCAAGACACATGGCTGAGGCTATATCTGCTCTTAATCTGCCACCGTATGGTTTGATTATTGTTTTAACAATATTTTATATTATCTTAGGTATGTTTATAGATGGTATCTCTATGGTTGTTTTAACAATCTCTGTTTTATTGCCAGCCATAGAGCAATCTGGGATCGACCTTATCTGGTTTGGAATATTTCTCGTAATTGTTGTTGAGATGGCACAGATTACACCACCTGTAGGCTTCAATCTTTTTGTCATTCAAGGGTTAACTGGTAAGGATATGGCTTATATCGCAAAACAGGCTTTACCTGCTTTTTTTATGATGTGTTTTTTGGTATTGATAATTTTTATTTTTCCAGATATAGTTCTTTATCTACCAAAAAAGATGTAG
- a CDS encoding TRAP transporter small permease: MDKIYRYALWVAAVANAATLLTIVLSIVVRLFGTSIPGLDAYAGYFLATTFFLALAETFHRNEHIRVSIILNALTPSKKRYLEIFATFAALFIVGYILFYAGKMVYFSFIFKDISQLPDATPLWIPQIAFVLGMGVFMMSVLERLFRLIFKKDGYE, encoded by the coding sequence ATGGATAAAATCTATAGATATGCCCTTTGGGTAGCTGCTGTAGCTAATGCGGCTACCCTCCTAACGATAGTTTTAAGTATAGTTGTTAGACTGTTTGGTACATCTATACCCGGTTTGGATGCCTATGCAGGTTACTTTTTAGCAACCACATTCTTTTTAGCCTTAGCTGAAACTTTCCACAGAAACGAACATATAAGGGTTTCGATAATTTTAAACGCCCTAACACCATCTAAAAAAAGGTACCTTGAAATATTTGCAACCTTTGCAGCTCTTTTTATAGTGGGTTATATCCTTTTTTATGCTGGTAAGATGGTCTATTTCTCTTTTATTTTTAAAGATATATCCCAGCTTCCGGATGCTACCCCGCTTTGGATACCCCAAATTGCATTTGTTTTGGGGATGGGAGTATTTATGATGAGTGTTCTGGAAAGGCTTTTTAGACTAATTTTTAAGAAGGATGGCTATGAATGA
- the pxpB gene encoding 5-oxoprolinase subunit PxpB, translating to MKDYMVEQLTDSKIKIFLGNSIDLMVNVAVNSLVEVIKANMGVLNIITSYSSLYIHFKEPVDMIYLKKIIENCGSTKREDVMEKEILVTEIPVCYDDEFALDKKEAELITGLDFLEIVNLHVSRVYYIYFLGFLPGFPYLGGLDKRIHMPRKSQPRQLVKAGSVGIGGTQTGIYPLDSPGGWQIIGRTPLKLFDKNRGEPFLFASGQGVMFVSIDKKGYETIKKGEFTPKRYPVKIKDIDYDRST from the coding sequence ATGAAAGACTACATGGTTGAACAGTTAACAGACAGTAAGATAAAAATCTTTCTGGGAAACAGTATAGATTTAATGGTCAATGTTGCTGTTAATAGTCTTGTAGAGGTTATTAAAGCAAATATGGGGGTGCTTAATATAATTACCAGCTATAGCTCTTTGTATATTCATTTTAAAGAACCTGTAGATATGATTTATCTGAAAAAAATTATAGAGAATTGTGGAAGTACAAAGAGAGAAGATGTTATGGAAAAAGAGATCTTGGTAACAGAGATCCCTGTATGTTATGACGACGAATTTGCTTTGGATAAAAAGGAGGCTGAGTTAATTACAGGTTTGGATTTTCTTGAAATTGTAAACCTACACGTTAGTAGGGTTTATTATATATACTTTTTAGGGTTTTTACCTGGTTTTCCATACTTGGGTGGTCTAGATAAAAGGATCCATATGCCCCGAAAGAGTCAACCGAGACAGCTGGTAAAAGCTGGTTCTGTAGGGATTGGTGGCACCCAAACTGGGATTTATCCCCTTGATAGTCCTGGTGGATGGCAAATAATAGGTAGAACACCATTAAAGCTTTTTGATAAAAATAGAGGAGAGCCCTTTTTATTTGCTTCAGGTCAGGGTGTTATGTTTGTTTCCATTGACAAAAAGGGATACGAAACGATAAAAAAAGGTGAATTTACTCCCAAGAGATACCCTGTAAAGATAAAGGATATCGATTATGATAGAAGTACTTGA